The proteins below come from a single Carnobacterium divergens DSM 20623 genomic window:
- a CDS encoding ABC transporter ATP-binding protein encodes MYPNQTKNKEPIIELNNVSFSYDSDHYLLKNISCSILEGEFILLTGPSGGGKTTLTRVINGIIPYFFGGERSGTVQVQGTEISEQSSWELAEILGSVFQDPRSQFFAPIVKDEIAFFCENYSFPSEEIKKRVTFASEELGIQHLLKKEVIQLSSGEKQKVAVASIRVANQKIYVLDEPSANLDSQATLELQSILMDWKKAGHTIIIAEHRLYYLSDLIDRAFYLKNGLLEHIFTKDEWQNLTQEQLKKYGLRSPVLHWDDSGCSPVRLQSSASVNKIEVEQLSIGFPKSKKNIGTKLDFQLKSGEVVALIGGNGVGKTTLAKTLSGLMKEKAGTIRLNQQKIATKKRSQLAWYVMQEADYQLFSASVLEELMIGKKRTPELKNKAEEVLKALDLWSVHSRHPASLSGGQKQRLTIGVALMQEVPLVILDEPTAGLDGGNLHRIVKVIEKQAALGTIFLMISHDFELINQVAQRVLVLKDGHMEKDYILTSERSQWVLQDMLG; translated from the coding sequence ATGTATCCTAATCAGACAAAAAACAAAGAACCAATTATTGAATTAAACAATGTTTCTTTTTCATATGACTCTGATCATTATTTATTGAAAAATATTTCTTGTTCAATCCTAGAAGGAGAGTTTATTTTACTGACCGGTCCAAGTGGAGGCGGAAAAACGACGTTAACTCGTGTTATAAATGGCATCATTCCTTATTTTTTTGGTGGCGAACGAAGTGGAACGGTTCAGGTTCAAGGAACAGAAATTAGTGAGCAGTCGTCTTGGGAGTTAGCAGAAATTTTGGGAAGTGTTTTTCAAGATCCAAGAAGTCAGTTTTTTGCTCCAATCGTCAAAGATGAGATTGCCTTTTTTTGTGAAAATTATAGCTTTCCCAGTGAAGAAATAAAAAAAAGAGTTACATTTGCTAGTGAAGAATTAGGGATTCAACATCTGTTGAAAAAAGAAGTGATTCAATTATCAAGCGGTGAAAAACAAAAAGTTGCAGTGGCATCGATTCGTGTTGCGAATCAAAAAATTTATGTTTTAGATGAACCCTCTGCAAATTTAGATAGTCAGGCTACGCTAGAACTTCAATCCATTTTAATGGATTGGAAAAAAGCAGGACATACAATTATCATTGCGGAACATCGTTTGTACTATTTATCGGATTTGATTGACCGTGCTTTTTATTTAAAAAACGGTTTATTGGAGCATATCTTTACAAAGGACGAATGGCAAAATTTAACACAAGAACAATTGAAAAAGTATGGATTGAGAAGTCCTGTTTTACATTGGGATGACAGTGGTTGTTCGCCGGTTAGGCTTCAATCGTCTGCTAGTGTGAACAAGATTGAGGTTGAACAGTTAAGTATTGGATTTCCAAAAAGTAAAAAAAACATTGGTACAAAACTTGATTTTCAATTAAAATCAGGAGAAGTAGTGGCGTTAATTGGCGGAAATGGTGTTGGAAAAACAACATTAGCAAAAACGTTAAGTGGATTAATGAAAGAAAAAGCGGGTACGATTAGGTTAAATCAACAAAAAATAGCAACGAAGAAACGCAGTCAGTTAGCTTGGTATGTGATGCAAGAAGCCGACTATCAATTGTTTTCTGCGAGTGTTTTAGAAGAATTGATGATTGGTAAGAAGCGAACACCAGAATTAAAGAATAAAGCAGAAGAGGTTTTAAAAGCGTTAGATTTATGGAGTGTGCACTCACGGCATCCAGCGTCGCTTTCCGGGGGGCAAAAGCAACGTTTGACAATAGGTGTGGCATTGATGCAAGAAGTACCTTTAGTGATTTTAGATGAGCCAACAGCTGGTTTAGATGGTGGAAATTTACACCGTATTGTCAAAGTTATTGAAAAACAAGCTGCACTTGGTACTATTTTTTTAATGATTAGTCATGATTTTGAATTAATCAATCAAGTGGCCCAACGCGTGTTGGTTTTAAAAGATGGACACATGGAAAAAGATTACATTTTAACAAGCGAGCGTAGCCAATGGGTTTTACAAGATATGCTAGGCTAA
- a CDS encoding peptide ABC transporter substrate-binding protein has protein sequence MKKKFWIIGVLIALLLVIVGCASEQKKSQETSIKQPEKKDIQELTVTTSNELATLDSALYSDVISSDAIGQIFEGLYRIDQDNNAELGMAESEPSVNDAKTVYTFKLKEAKWSNGDDVKASDFVYAFQKVVDPATASPSANQMDIFKNGALIRVGEKELSDLGVKALDTKTIELTLENPIPYLAKMLTGTPFFPQNEILAKKLGEKYGTNSSNIVGNGPFELTDWSGTNLNWTYQKNQTYWDQKNVQLKKINVEVAKETSTGANLFDGDQVDYTGLTDEFIQKYQGANSYHEQPKALIGYLGFNTTRKATGNVHVRRALALAFDKKAYTESILIDGSKPMDGFIPLDFSKNPASNEDFRTENGSLMSYDVKKAQKEWKLAQEELGDTDLTLEILSSDTGSAKKTVEFLQAQYETNLPGLKIKLKNVPLKNRLDLNRSGDFDVFFGTWTPDYQDPINFLEIYQSNGGINFSNYHNNVYDEGINEIKGELATKPQERWKKMMQLEKQLIEQDAPIAVIYQGAQAYLLSSKVKQLQVLPFGRTVSYRLTFVQ, from the coding sequence ATGAAAAAGAAATTTTGGATTATAGGGGTTTTAATAGCGCTTTTGTTAGTGATTGTAGGTTGTGCTAGCGAACAAAAAAAATCTCAAGAAACATCAATAAAGCAACCTGAAAAAAAGGATATACAAGAATTAACCGTAACAACGAGTAATGAGTTAGCAACTTTAGATAGCGCACTGTATAGTGACGTGATTAGTTCCGATGCGATTGGTCAAATTTTTGAAGGTCTGTATCGAATTGATCAAGATAATAACGCCGAATTAGGAATGGCTGAAAGCGAGCCTAGTGTCAACGATGCTAAGACTGTTTATACATTTAAATTGAAAGAAGCAAAATGGTCAAATGGCGATGACGTTAAAGCAAGTGATTTTGTATATGCGTTTCAAAAAGTAGTAGACCCAGCAACGGCTTCTCCAAGTGCCAACCAAATGGACATTTTCAAAAATGGAGCCCTAATTCGAGTGGGAGAAAAAGAGCTTTCTGACTTGGGTGTGAAAGCCTTAGACACTAAAACTATAGAGCTGACACTAGAAAACCCAATTCCATATTTAGCAAAAATGTTAACTGGAACTCCTTTTTTTCCACAAAATGAAATTCTTGCTAAAAAACTAGGAGAAAAATACGGTACAAACAGTAGCAATATAGTTGGAAATGGTCCATTTGAATTAACTGACTGGTCAGGAACAAATTTAAATTGGACGTATCAAAAAAATCAAACGTATTGGGATCAAAAAAACGTTCAACTAAAAAAAATAAATGTAGAGGTAGCAAAAGAAACGTCAACGGGAGCTAATTTATTTGATGGAGATCAAGTAGACTATACAGGTTTAACAGATGAATTTATTCAAAAATATCAAGGCGCTAATTCTTATCACGAGCAGCCAAAAGCATTAATCGGTTATCTAGGCTTCAATACAACTAGGAAAGCAACTGGCAATGTACACGTTCGGCGTGCACTTGCGTTAGCCTTTGATAAAAAAGCTTATACAGAATCGATTTTGATTGATGGTTCAAAGCCAATGGATGGGTTTATTCCTTTAGATTTTTCAAAAAATCCTGCTAGCAATGAAGATTTCAGAACAGAAAATGGCTCATTAATGAGTTATGATGTAAAAAAAGCGCAAAAAGAATGGAAACTAGCACAAGAAGAGCTAGGAGATACCGATTTAACTTTGGAAATTTTATCTTCCGACACTGGTTCTGCAAAAAAGACCGTAGAATTTTTACAAGCTCAGTACGAAACCAATTTACCTGGCCTTAAAATTAAGTTGAAAAATGTTCCCTTGAAAAATCGCTTAGATTTAAATCGTTCTGGTGATTTTGATGTGTTCTTTGGAACTTGGACACCCGATTATCAAGACCCCATAAATTTTTTAGAAATCTACCAGTCAAATGGGGGGATTAATTTTTCTAACTACCATAATAATGTCTACGACGAAGGAATTAATGAAATAAAAGGGGAGCTTGCTACTAAACCTCAAGAGCGTTGGAAAAAAATGATGCAGTTAGAAAAACAATTGATTGAACAAGACGCTCCAATCGCAGTGATTTACCAAGGCGCACAAGCCTACTTATTGTCTTCTAAAGTGAAGCAATTACAAGTATTGCCTTTTGGACGTACGGTTTCTTATCGTTTAACTTTTGTTCAATAA
- a CDS encoding YueI family protein — translation MSEKDVQDYLTSGLYGAPQTKPEERNKFLGNLRERVYVSMTPEELVSKNYLTALQTEMEQHPDAQLLLNGSIDSSEFSPYIKLCNQQTTQFTIVTNQFASKSPFALLLVAKEAVDSAVIDIAEKYPVTETPVKEPEKKSLLKRLFS, via the coding sequence ATGAGCGAAAAAGATGTGCAAGACTATTTAACAAGTGGCTTGTACGGAGCACCTCAAACCAAGCCTGAAGAACGAAATAAGTTTTTAGGTAATTTAAGAGAGCGTGTTTATGTATCAATGACACCAGAAGAACTTGTGTCTAAAAATTATTTAACAGCTCTTCAAACAGAAATGGAACAACACCCTGATGCTCAACTCCTCTTAAATGGATCCATTGATTCAAGCGAGTTTAGTCCTTATATAAAACTGTGTAATCAACAAACTACTCAGTTCACTATTGTAACCAATCAGTTTGCAAGTAAAAGCCCTTTCGCTTTATTGTTAGTGGCAAAAGAAGCTGTCGATAGTGCCGTGATTGATATTGCAGAAAAGTATCCGGTCACTGAAACTCCTGTTAAAGAACCAGAAAAAAAATCGCTATTAAAACGACTTTTTTCTTAA
- a CDS encoding ABC transporter permease gives MRNGLWMVSVIVLAIASLFIGVESIQLTDLLQLNDRQQLVLLSTRFPRMISLILAGATMSISGLIMQHLTQNKFVSPTTSGTMDSARIGILVAMLVFNDASILQRTGIAFLFAVAGTFIFIGIVNRVRVKSTMMIPLIGMMFGSIMGSIATFLAYQYDLVQNVSSWLQGNFSLVSRGNYELIYLAVPLMIVAYLYADYFTIAGLGKDMATSIGVSYQVVQFGGVLIVSLATAVVILTVGSVPFLGIIIPNLVALMRGDHLKNTLLETALFGSAFLLVCDMISRVVIAPYEVSVSLVVGIIGSALFMYLLMRGESSHEAKKN, from the coding sequence ATGAGAAATGGGCTATGGATGGTTAGTGTCATTGTATTGGCAATTGCCTCGCTTTTTATTGGAGTTGAGTCCATTCAATTGACTGATTTACTTCAATTAAATGATCGGCAACAGTTGGTGCTGTTAAGTACACGCTTTCCTCGCATGATTAGCTTGATTTTAGCGGGAGCAACAATGAGTATTTCAGGTTTAATTATGCAACATTTAACACAAAATAAATTTGTTTCACCTACGACTTCTGGAACGATGGATAGTGCTAGAATTGGTATTTTAGTGGCAATGCTTGTCTTTAATGATGCCTCTATTTTGCAAAGGACTGGTATCGCTTTCCTGTTTGCAGTAGCAGGTACGTTTATCTTTATTGGAATTGTAAACCGAGTTAGAGTTAAAAGTACGATGATGATTCCGTTAATCGGCATGATGTTTGGTAGTATTATGGGATCGATTGCAACTTTTTTAGCCTATCAATATGATTTAGTCCAAAATGTTTCTTCTTGGTTACAGGGGAATTTTTCGCTAGTAAGTCGTGGAAACTATGAATTGATTTACTTGGCGGTTCCGTTAATGATTGTAGCCTATCTTTATGCAGATTATTTTACGATTGCAGGTTTAGGAAAAGACATGGCAACAAGCATTGGCGTTTCTTATCAAGTGGTACAATTTGGTGGCGTTTTGATTGTTTCACTGGCTACAGCTGTTGTCATTTTGACAGTTGGAAGTGTCCCATTTTTAGGAATCATCATTCCTAATTTAGTTGCACTGATGCGAGGGGATCATTTGAAAAACACGTTGTTGGAAACGGCATTGTTTGGTTCGGCATTTTTATTGGTTTGCGATATGATTAGCCGCGTTGTGATTGCACCCTACGAAGTTTCTGTCAGTTTAGTGGTGGGAATTATTGGAAGTGCACTCTTCATGTATCTATTGATGAGGGGAGAGAGCAGTCATGAAGCAAAAAAGAATTAA
- a CDS encoding iron chelate uptake ABC transporter family permease subunit — protein sequence MKQKRINLIVLTGLVVVLLGLIICYLTVDSGGNWDYILPLRSKKLLAFCIVGITTTVATISFQTITGNQILTPSILGLDSLYILFQTMVLFVYGNSHLLLADRKVNFLVSVALMVIASGFLYLFIFKNHHTNLYLLLMLGMIAGTFFKSISTFMQVLMDPNEFDKIQGKLFASFNNIDVSILALTILVGSIALFFLIRKNAVLDVLHLGREQAINLGVVVEKELLQILVLISILTAVSTALVGPITFLGFIVANLTYRIFKTYQHFWLFIGGSLLGIVVLLIGQLLVERVFHLTTTVSVVIEFIGGCYFIFLLLKERKQG from the coding sequence ATGAAGCAAAAAAGAATTAATTTAATCGTGCTGACAGGGTTAGTGGTCGTTTTGTTAGGTTTAATTATTTGTTATTTAACAGTCGATAGCGGTGGGAATTGGGATTATATTTTGCCTTTAAGAAGTAAAAAGCTGTTAGCCTTTTGTATTGTGGGGATTACAACTACAGTTGCAACGATTAGTTTTCAAACAATTACTGGCAATCAAATTTTAACACCAAGTATTTTAGGGTTAGACTCGCTTTATATTTTATTTCAAACGATGGTTTTATTCGTATATGGAAACAGTCATTTATTATTAGCGGATCGAAAAGTCAATTTTTTAGTGAGTGTGGCTTTGATGGTCATTGCAAGTGGCTTTTTATATCTGTTTATCTTTAAAAACCATCATACAAATTTGTACTTATTATTGATGTTAGGAATGATTGCAGGGACTTTTTTTAAGAGTATTAGTACGTTTATGCAAGTTTTGATGGACCCAAATGAATTCGATAAAATTCAAGGAAAGCTATTTGCTAGTTTTAATAATATTGACGTTTCGATTCTGGCCCTCACAATTTTAGTTGGTAGTATTGCTTTATTCTTTTTAATCCGAAAAAATGCCGTTTTAGACGTTTTGCATTTAGGGAGAGAGCAAGCGATCAATCTAGGAGTGGTTGTTGAAAAAGAATTGTTGCAAATTTTAGTGTTGATTTCAATTTTAACGGCTGTTTCCACTGCGTTAGTTGGCCCAATTACCTTTTTAGGATTTATTGTTGCCAATTTAACGTATCGGATTTTTAAAACTTATCAGCATTTTTGGTTGTTTATCGGGGGCAGCTTGCTAGGAATCGTTGTTTTACTAATCGGACAACTTTTAGTGGAACGAGTTTTCCATTTAACGACTACGGTTAGTGTTGTGATTGAATTTATCGGTGGTTGCTATTTCATTTTCTTACTATTGAAAGAAAGGAAGCAAGGATAA
- a CDS encoding iron ABC transporter ATP-binding protein, producing the protein MELKKVSKSYGTKKVISEISLPIKEGAITAFIGPNGAGKSTLLAMMSRLTPKDTGFIYIDGGDVKTWKQDALAKKLSILKQSNSFSLKLTVRELVSFGRFPYSKGRLKKEDEEKIQEALVYLGLVEMAEDDVGTLSGGQLQRAYIAMVLAQDTDYILLDEPLNNLDMNYGVQMMKTLRRLVDELGKTIILVIHDINFAASYADEIVAMKNGELFASGSTDEMMTKEILDPLYEMDIRIVEIEGKRFCLYFNE; encoded by the coding sequence ATGGAACTAAAAAAAGTATCAAAATCATATGGAACTAAAAAAGTTATCAGTGAGATTAGTTTACCTATTAAAGAGGGAGCCATCACTGCTTTTATTGGACCTAATGGGGCGGGAAAGAGTACACTTTTAGCAATGATGAGTCGATTGACACCTAAAGACACGGGATTTATTTATATTGATGGTGGAGATGTAAAAACGTGGAAGCAAGATGCTTTGGCTAAAAAATTATCTATTTTAAAGCAGTCGAATTCATTTAGCTTGAAGTTAACTGTAAGAGAATTGGTTTCTTTTGGTCGCTTTCCATACTCAAAAGGGCGTTTGAAAAAAGAAGATGAAGAGAAAATTCAAGAAGCGTTAGTTTATTTAGGGTTAGTTGAGATGGCTGAGGATGATGTGGGAACGTTATCTGGTGGTCAATTACAGCGAGCCTATATTGCAATGGTATTGGCACAGGATACGGATTATATTCTATTAGATGAACCTTTGAATAATTTAGATATGAATTACGGCGTACAAATGATGAAGACCTTGCGACGACTAGTGGATGAATTAGGAAAGACGATTATTTTAGTGATTCATGATATTAATTTTGCTGCAAGTTATGCTGATGAAATTGTTGCCATGAAGAATGGCGAGTTATTTGCAAGTGGATCAACAGATGAAATGATGACTAAAGAAATATTAGATCCACTATACGAGATGGATATACGAATAGTTGAAATCGAAGGCAAACGTTTTTGTTTATATTTTAATGAATGA